A single window of Shewanella sp. Choline-02u-19 DNA harbors:
- a CDS encoding Crp/Fnr family transcriptional regulator, which translates to MQLKPLEKGRFHSLWHQEHDAIEQTMRECITETKTVTAQHRLMEQGQKVNDLILVPHGRISMGYTARNGRSFQLGTMTCDSQLFGEMEFFTHYLCQLDIIAEEPLEISIINGDKLQQALLKTPQFALFFASAIAIDYQDTVDIFTRRMLYPIAYNIAYDLYHQYLKDQPVEGFTKCYLEAERFATTDRVYRRAVKKLEDLALIKRDKEGLIICDLAGLKAFIE; encoded by the coding sequence ATGCAGCTAAAACCACTCGAGAAAGGGCGTTTTCATTCATTATGGCATCAAGAACATGATGCCATTGAGCAGACTATGCGTGAGTGCATTACCGAAACGAAAACGGTGACTGCACAACATCGACTAATGGAGCAAGGCCAAAAGGTTAACGACCTCATACTGGTGCCACATGGCCGTATCTCAATGGGTTATACCGCTCGAAATGGCCGTAGCTTTCAGTTGGGAACCATGACTTGCGATTCTCAGCTGTTTGGGGAGATGGAGTTTTTTACTCACTACTTGTGCCAGTTAGATATTATTGCCGAAGAGCCATTAGAAATCTCAATTATTAATGGCGATAAGTTACAACAGGCTTTATTAAAAACGCCTCAGTTTGCACTGTTTTTTGCCAGTGCTATCGCCATAGACTATCAAGATACTGTGGATATTTTCACCCGCCGCATGTTATACCCCATCGCTTATAATATTGCTTACGACCTCTATCATCAGTATTTAAAAGATCAGCCAGTAGAGGGCTTCACTAAGTGCTATTTAGAAGCTGAACGCTTTGCGACAACCGATAGAGTTTATCGCCGTGCAGTTAAAAAGTTGGAAGATTTAGCCTTGATTAAGCGAGATAAAGAGGGGCTGATAATTTGTGATTTAGCCGGCCTAAAAGCCTTTATCGAATAG